One window of Deinococcus cellulosilyticus NBRC 106333 = KACC 11606 genomic DNA carries:
- a CDS encoding trypsin-like serine protease produces the protein MKIMPFAFSLVSLLLCSVAGARVGGGSIPTASSPIAPSMVALVDVEGTLCSGVLIGNNTVLTAAHCVEDMMAVPSPIVYFPQPGEIIGHDQKALMVKGRFLIPKQILRTPERSSKVSLGRFPTPGKKVVDFKKEMVYQGPDLALLEVDAGAVRSWTGFKKAILPFNQESDELNPGESIKVAGFGIYEFHDREPSGQLHEGTEEVAAFGLSPVGTFVIQPSATGGARACAGDSGGGVFALRNGQWVLSGIISAATGTEEQAAKFPPGSRMYRICQEASYTEIVDVLQYGKFIAQAARWDTAIAEWVRESERKRAPLVSNFQADAAYLYHLGEQCAVAFEKKKFAEALGPCTTAAQGRVDSSQYLLGRMYWEGTGVTRNLSQSALWMEKAARQNFGPAWYVLAFWYEQGTGPYTINPQKASESYQKCAQLQVQECINRLKALQGK, from the coding sequence ATGAAGATCATGCCTTTTGCTTTTTCTCTGGTTTCCCTGCTGCTGTGCAGCGTTGCAGGTGCGCGGGTGGGGGGAGGAAGCATCCCCACTGCTTCTTCCCCCATTGCTCCCAGCATGGTGGCCCTGGTGGATGTGGAAGGGACCCTGTGCTCAGGGGTTCTGATCGGCAACAACACCGTATTGACAGCAGCCCACTGCGTGGAAGACATGATGGCTGTCCCCTCCCCCATCGTGTATTTTCCTCAACCCGGAGAAATCATTGGTCATGACCAGAAGGCCCTCATGGTCAAAGGGCGCTTCCTGATCCCCAAACAGATTCTGCGCACCCCTGAGCGTTCCAGCAAGGTGTCGCTGGGAAGGTTCCCCACGCCAGGCAAGAAAGTGGTGGATTTCAAGAAGGAGATGGTTTACCAGGGGCCTGATCTGGCCCTGCTGGAAGTGGACGCTGGAGCCGTGCGCAGCTGGACAGGTTTCAAGAAAGCAATCCTGCCGTTCAATCAGGAGAGCGATGAACTGAATCCTGGTGAGAGCATCAAAGTGGCCGGGTTTGGGATCTATGAATTTCATGATCGGGAACCTTCAGGACAATTGCATGAGGGCACAGAAGAGGTCGCTGCCTTTGGTCTGTCTCCAGTGGGAACTTTTGTGATCCAGCCTTCTGCGACAGGGGGAGCCAGGGCATGTGCTGGGGATTCCGGTGGGGGTGTTTTTGCCCTGCGAAATGGACAGTGGGTGCTTTCAGGCATCATCAGTGCAGCCACCGGAACCGAAGAGCAGGCGGCGAAATTTCCTCCTGGAAGCAGGATGTACCGCATTTGCCAGGAAGCCAGCTACACCGAAATTGTGGATGTGTTGCAATACGGCAAATTCATTGCGCAGGCAGCACGCTGGGACACCGCCATTGCAGAGTGGGTACGTGAGTCGGAAAGAAAACGCGCCCCCCTGGTGAGCAATTTTCAGGCAGATGCTGCCTACCTTTACCATCTGGGAGAGCAGTGTGCTGTCGCTTTCGAGAAGAAAAAGTTTGCAGAAGCTCTGGGTCCCTGCACCACTGCTGCTCAGGGCAGGGTGGATTCTTCCCAGTACCTGCTGGGTCGGATGTACTGGGAGGGAACCGGGGTCACCAGAAACCTGAGCCAGTCTGCCCTCTGGATGGAGAAGGCTGCCCGTCAGAACTTTGGTCCTGCCTGGTATGTGCTGGCCTTCTGGTACGAGCAGGGCACGGGGCCTTACACCATCAACCCCCAGAAAGCCAGTGAAAGCTACCAGAAATGTGCCCAGTTGCAGGTGCAGGAGTGCATCAACCGCCTGAAAGCCCTGCAGGGCAAGTGA